From Dermacentor albipictus isolate Rhodes 1998 colony chromosome 8, USDA_Dalb.pri_finalv2, whole genome shotgun sequence:
cttctcccctttagaagaaccccatcGATAtgtactgtggcgaggaaagcatatgtcgccttgaagaaggcaagtccacttgtctaaacgttggctcccactttcaccttgttctcgtttggcTCATCACCTAAAATCTAATGGGGAATTCATGAAGATTTTCCCATGTCCCGGCCTTTCACGGGAAATGAGGTCGATAAACTTAAGCGCACGGAGGTTTCACAGATAACAGCGGTCGCCACACACGGGGTCGTTCAGGGATTTGCTGATATGCAGATGATAACGTACACACCTCAATTCGCGAAATGACAAATAAATCGTCAGTGATGCGAGTACATTAGTGGGCGAAAACATCGCTGGTCTCTGTCTTTTTAGCACTAGCGGTACTTGCAAAAAAAAGTCCACAATAATTTCTTAGAACGGTTCACTACGAGTCCAAGATGCTTTCAATCATGCTCGCCGCCTCGGCCTCGTCCACGGAGGCGAGCTTCTGGACTCTCTCGTTCAGGGATGAACAGCTGTACACTTCCGCAAAGGCTTCAGCGCATCGCGCCGAGACTACGTCAAAGTGgacgaagtgcgccgcgcagaTGGCGTACCCCATGTTGCGACCGAGAGCTTGTTCGACGGCGAACCACTCCTCGTCCGTTTCGCCACCCATAGAATTCGAGACTCGCAACCGCAAGATGCCCTTGTTCACGCGGAAGTCTTCGGCAAGCATCATGACGAACATCTTGTTCTCGTAGCTATCCCAGGACGAGAAGGAGAATTCGCACAGCGTCTCGCTGAAGGTCACCTCCTCGGCCAGGAAACACAAGTTGTCGTCGCCTAAACGGAGCCCCTCTACTTCAAGCACTCGGATGCCGGCGTTTCCCAGTATGGCATCGAGAAGAACAGTGTGAGGGCTGTTTACTGCACGGAGACACCTGCTGAGGTCCGGCTGGGAACAGCCCGTCAGAGAGAGGTTCCTGAGCTCGCTAGCAGCGCTCAAATAGTTGCTCAACAGGCGAATTCCGATGACGTCACTTACGACTTCCTGCGTTAGGAGGAGACGGAGCGTAGTCACGTGATACCAGAAGCCCAGCAGACGAACCGTGACTCGGAACGCCTCCCGGCTCGGCTGCTCGTGCAGGCTGACGGCCGCGTGACGTAATGCTTCCGGAAATTCCTCCAGTGCGCCGAGTACCGCAGAGTCGACCAAGTATTCGCCTTCTATGCGGACTCGGCCGCTCATACCGGTGTCTCTGATGACTCGGCAAAGTTCCGGCAGTTCACCTAGCGCCACGTCGCTGACCGAGATGGTCACTAGGGATTCAACAGTGCAGGCGGTGCTGAAGAGAGTTCTGAGGTCGTATGGCTTGAGTTCCGCGAAGCTAAGCGCGAGAAACGAGATTTCCAACCAGGCAGTGTCGTCAAGCTCCTGAAGCAACGGACAGGCAGGTTTCCAGAAGGCGGGACAAGGTTCGCTTTCTAGTCGTCCAGCGTCGTCAAGGCGCCGAGGTACCGCGTCAGCTGCCCAGCGACATCCGCTGACGTCGAGTTCTTTCAGCAGGCCACCCTCCCAAGACACGAGACGAGTGATCACCCATACGCTGTCATTGTCTAACAGGAAGCCCACGAGCTTCAACTTACGGAACTCACCGCGCACCACGAGCGCTGGTAGCATGGGCGTCAGCTTTTGCGGATTCGAACGCGCCCCTTCTATGGTCAGGGAGCGCAGCAGAGTGGTGGCGGCAAGGTGACAATTGAATCTGGGCTCTTCGTCCGGGAGATGCGAATGCAGGATGCTTTCGTGCACGGACAGTTCTACGATGGTGTCGTTGAACCAGAGGGCATCGAGTAGGCGCATCGCACCTTCCGCGTCGAAAACGAGTCCCTTGATAGAGAGAGTGGTCAGGCTCGACGTAGCGGTTAAAAGCGAACAAAGTGCATCTAGCAGCACGGGAGGCACCACGGCGCTGACTGAGATGACCAGTTCACGCAGGTGCGTCATCGAGGCGACCGCTTCGAACAGCTCGTCTCGAATGCACCTGCACGGAAGTGCTGCAAGTTCGTTAAAACTCATCTCGGAAAGAAATCGTTAGGAGCAACAAAAAGGTATAATGAAAGGATAACTAACGGGAAACATACGCGCATGGTGTTAAAAAAATCAGAtaatggggtttcacgtgccaaaacaacgatatgattatgaggcacgccgcagtgggggactcctgaaatttggaccacctggggttctctaatgtgcacctaaatctaagcacacgggtgttttcgcatttcgctctcatcgaaatgcggccgccgtggccgggatttgatcccgggacctcgtgcttagtagcccaattCCATAGTCActatgcaaccacggcgggttacgcgCATGGTTtaagaaacagaaaacaaaaacattggCATGTATGGGACAGGAACAGTTGCCTACCGCAACTCCGAAGAACACGGATATGTTTAAGACGTGTACTCGGAGGCATGCAGAGTTCTTTTTGTCGTGGCTGGGGTGATTTAAGCTGTTGTTTCGGCCGACTGGCGCAACTCGTGAGCGAGACCTAGTTACCATAACCTAATTAAACTTAATCATACGCTATCGCGCACCCGTTCGCGCGCGTCGCTCATTGCGCGGCCGATCGTGTCGGACAGATAGCCGTTTCCtgttattaataataataatatttggggttttacgtgccaaaaccactttctgattatgaggcacgccgtagtggaggactccggaaattttgaccacctggggttctttaacgtgcacctaaatctaagcacacgggtgttttcgcatttcgcccccatcgaaatgcggccgccgtggccgggattcgatcccgcgacctcgtgctcagcagcccaacaccatagccacagccGTTTCCGGTTGACTCACACGACGTAGTGCAGATAGGCGTAGTCGAAGGATTGTTTTGACTCGCGAAAGGTGTTATTCAAAAGTTGTCCGGCGACACATTCAGATGAGAATCGAGTAACCAAGTAAGTGTTGGCGCACACGAAGCAAGGCGTACCTGTAGTCGGGAAAAAGGCTGCCGAAGGTCACCGTCTTCAGGCTGTCGTTCTGCCAAAGCGCCCGAACGATGCGCTCCCGGTACTCGCCGAGCCCGCCGCCTTCGAGGACTGCTTCGTCGAGGTCGACGCTCACGACGCAACGGTGCCGCACCAGGAGGACTTGGAAGACGAGGCGGGCGTCGCGGCCGCGCAGTTGGTGCTGGCGACTGCCGCTGCGGCCGATCCGCACCAGGGACAGCTCTCCCGGCGCCGTGAGCTCTCGCAGCTGCAAGCCGATGTCCCAGAGGACTAGATTCCAGGCCCATAGCTTTTCGAGAAGGTGACAGCAAGACGGGTCGCCACTGCCACCGTGTTTCGCAGAGCAAGAAACGGTAGGGTCTATTCCCGGGACAAGTAGCTCGATGTCGTTGGGACCCAGCCGTTCCAGAGGGGTGGGTATGGCGTAGTACATGCTGTGATGCGGGCGCTGGCCCTGAATAGTGGAGCTTCCGTCAAGCGACGATCGAGTAGTAAAACCGATTACGCCTTGGCAGTCCTTCGCGCCAACGACACCTAGGGAACGCACGGCCTGCGCACTCAGTTTAATGACGTCATGCAACTATGctccgaaatttccattgccaggGCTTGCGTGACGAAAGCGATTGCGTCAAAATCACCGCCGCTTACTTGAGAGCATCTCCATTCGATCTTGTGGCAGGCGGGCCAGGCACCAGGATGTTATTGATCATGGTGTGCAGGCCTTGCCTTATCTAGGTGGCGTTGTTCGTCCCCTTGTACACTTGAGAAAGAACGATGGAAAACAGGCGCGAAATAACATGGGTGAGTGAAACGTAAAGCCTCAAATACGCCGTGTGAACGCGACAAGACGACTGGTCATGATTTAGCGGAGAAAATTCGAAATCTCTCATGGACGCGCATACGCGCAggcaaaaaaaatgaagcaaaataAAAATGAGAGATAAGACTTCGATGTCGCCACGGTTAAAATACACCTCTCACGTACTATCTCACGACGACTCGATCATGTGATATTCTGGTGCACGCGGGAGTGTTTGATGGCCAAAATGTCACGCCGTCACACGCGTTGGCACTCGCGGACAGTTTCGTGCATCACTGGTGTTGTTCCTATCTTTGTGTTGTGTGCGTCCACCAAGCCGGTTCATCATGCCGCGAGTTGTCACGTGGGTGGATACGTAAATcggacaaaagaaaagaaacaaatagcTGCGGGATCTGTTTTTGCCGTTTCCCAAGGGACAAGAAACGACGTCAAACGTGGGTGATGGAAATGCGCCACGTTGCACTGTTTCACTGATCACAGTTTTTCAAGCTCGCTAGAACTAGGGGTTGGGCCGAACTGAGGCCTTCGAGCATGGAGaccctggttagctcagacggcAAAGCGAACGCCCTGGTAAGGCCTGTGCTCGAGTACCAGGACTAATGATTCGTCAACTTGCCTTCTTataaacctgtatgggtttcctttgtagcttcatgctgcaTGTGGGTAGATATAGCAATTTTCCCCTTTCAAGAAATTTTAAAGTGTCCGATGGCGGGGATTAGAACCATGAATCCCGAGTGCTGCGGCCCGACAACTACAGCTTCTGGCATATAGTGCAGCCTTTTATTGCGCAGTCCAGttgagaaaaataatttcttcctGACTCACGTGTCGAATTCTATTGCCGTCTAAGACGAAGCGGATCAGCTGCACAGAAAGCACGCTTCACAGCGTATCTGTGTTCATTATGCCTTCGTAATCCGTGTTGTCTGCTGCATTTCTCGCGCCAGGAAAATCGATGCATATTGCGTAAGTTTCGCCACCAGAGATAGTCAGTGTTAATAGTTGTCCCGAAACTATTGACAATGGTTGCAGGAGATAATGTTACATTGTTTTTTCATACCGCACTTGTCTGACCGTCTGTCTATCTGTTTTTCTGTCAATAAATGATTGGATGAATAGATTATTGAATGGATCAGTAAAATGGTCATGTGAAATATAGTTGTCCTGTGCTTGAGGTTCTGGCAACTACCACAGGGATGTTTTTTCAGCCATGGAGAAATTCATAGTTATTTCAAGATGTTTTTCTCAAGTTCTTCATACATTATTTTTATCCGTTTCTACATCACACTTTTGCCAGTCTTTGTAATACCTACATCTTCCTAATGCCATCGAAATCTTGGCCATTCCCCCGcagtgggtatgagccatcgaGGAAAGATATTCTATCCTATCCCTAAAGGGGACAGCCTGTACGACATCGAAATCAACACCAACCGCCGCCATCAGCTCCTTGTCGCAATACTTGCTTGCAATGGAAGGCTCCGGTGACGAAGTGAACGCCGATGATCGAGCAATGAACGGACCGACAGCGCCTGCCACCGACGATGACCGGGTGAGGTCGCAGTTCGCGCATAGCTTTGCTGTAAGACCGCACGAGTTAGCAGGTGTCTTCCGATTCTGCTCAGTTTATTGAAACGTTTACGTTGACTGCTGAGAAGACAGCTTCGAGCCAAATTAGCGGAACGCATTTGACAGACATGCCTGCAACTTGACGTCATCTCGcgtcgacaaaaagaaaaagagaaagaaagaaaggttaggAGACGGACGCTTTATGTTTGTATGTGAGCACTTTGCGCTTTCGTATACCTATGCGAAGCACACTTAGGCTTTAGTGGTTAAGAAAAGCGCGCAAGAGAAGAAGCGGTCAAGAAGCGCTTAAGAAAAGTGATTTATTTTGCGAAGGCGACCTTCCCGTCGAGTTCCCAAGCGTTCTGCTCAACCGCCATTTCGTGTGGACAGCAAAATAACCTGAATAATTTTTAAtatgattagcattcttaggctACTACACGAACTTTCcggtatcaatcaatcaatcaatcaatcaatcagtcaatcaatcaatcaatcaatcaatcaatcaatcaatcaatcaatcaatcagtcaatcaatcaatcaatcaatcaatcaatcaatcaatcaatcaatcaatcaatcaatcaatcaatcaatcaatcaatcaatcaatcaatcaattagtctgtctgtctgtctgtttgttttactgccaacttgggtcactggctagCCCATGGCCCTATGAGTAGAGCGTCGGGCGGCTGTGCTGAGGGGATCGGATTCCAAACCAATTCGGACCACCTTTGGTCACTGGGTGCATGACACTGGCAGAAGACGCagaaaacaaaggtaatgttcaataccCTGGCAAGTGAACGCAGACTCGGGATCCTCAATCAGCCCGTAGAGTATGCttaggagtacgtttatctaggtcaactACTCACAGGGGATCCGATCACGAGAAGGACATATACAGAAGAGTGAAAACGGGGTGGATttcatacggcaggcattgccagatcctggctgggagcttaccactatcattgacaAGAAAGGTGCACAGTCATTGCAGTCTACCGGTAGTCACATATGGGGCAAAAGCTTGGAGTTTAGCACAGAAGCTtgacaacaagttaaggactgtgctACGAACGATGGAAAGAAAAATGCtagacgtaacgttaagagacaggaagatggCAGCGTGGATTAGAGATTAGATTAgaaacgggcatagccgatattctagttgacattaagagaaagaaaattcACCATTAGAGGCGGACCATTAGAGCTTCAGAATGGTTGCTTAGGGAAGAGATGCGCactcgaagacggcagaaaatcaGCTGGGGTGTTGACATTAGGCAATGTGCAGGTGCAAGCTGGCATCAGCTAGCGCAAAgtagggctaattggagatcgttgagagaggccttcgtcctccagtggacataaaaataggcggATGAAGATGATTGCTCTTAGAGTTGGAGAGAATCGCACCCTTTTAATAATCACTGTCAAATATTACGCGAGTGTACTATTAGCCAGCCTATGTAGACCAACTGAAATGTACTGATACATTGTGTTAACTAACAGAAACCAACTTTAATATAGATAGCTTCGGATGTGAAGCCTCCTCTGGCATACTCTGTTGCACTGGCTCAGCGAACCCGGATCTAGCCTTCCATATACGGTCAGGTTACGGCCGACTGAACTTTATATTATCTGTGCATATGTACTCTCCTGCTCCGCTGTTAAGCCTTCTGGTGCTATGAGTATTGTGTGACTCAACGAATGAGGGATTCGCATCTACTTATTGCCATTTGCGTTTGCTCTCGTTTCAGTGCCCAGATGATGGGATGTGCACCTGTGGCAAGGTGAGTgaacgagtgagtgagtggagcAAGTGTTGGCTGGTGGACTAGAACTGTACACGGCAAGAAGCTGATCGAGAATGCCGCACCGAACTCTGGAAAAGAAGACGTAGAAAACATTATTTTAATAAAAGAATTATTCTCTTGAACGCGCATATTTGTTACACGCAATGTGGATATCTATTT
This genomic window contains:
- the LOC139049115 gene encoding uncharacterized protein isoform X2: MTHLRELVISVSAVVPPVLLDALCSLLTATSSLTTLSIKGLVFDAEGAMRLLDALWFNDTIVELSVHESILHSHLPDEEPRFNCHLAATTLLRSLTIEGARSNPQKLTPMLPALVVRGEFRKLKLVGFLLDNDSVWVITRLVSWEGGLLKELDVSGCRWAADAVPRRLDDAGRLESEPCPAFWKPACPLLQELDDTAWLEISFLALSFAELKPYDLRTLFSTACTVESLVTISVSDVALGELPELCRVIRDTGMSGRVRIEGEYLVDSAVLGALEEFPEALRHAAVSLHEQPSREAFRVTVRLLGFWYHVTTLRLLLTQEVVSDVIGIRLLSNYLSAASELRNLSLTGCSQPDLSRCLRAVNSPHTVLLDAILGNAGIRVLEVEGLRLGDDNLCFLAEEVTFSETLCEFSFSSWDSYENKMFVMMLAEDFRVNKGILRLRVSNSMGGETDEEWFAVEQALGRNMGYAICAAHFVHFDVVSARCAEAFAEVYSCSSLNERVQKLASVDEAEAASMIESILDS
- the LOC139049115 gene encoding uncharacterized protein isoform X1, with protein sequence MYYAIPTPLERLGPNDIELLVPGIDPTVSCSAKHGGSGDPSCCHLLEKLWAWNLVLWDIGLQLRELTAPGELSLVRIGRSGSRQHQLRGRDARLVFQVLLVRHRCVVSVDLDEAVLEGGGLGEYRERIVRALWQNDSLKTVTFGSLFPDYRCIRDELFEAVASMTHLRELVISVSAVVPPVLLDALCSLLTATSSLTTLSIKGLVFDAEGAMRLLDALWFNDTIVELSVHESILHSHLPDEEPRFNCHLAATTLLRSLTIEGARSNPQKLTPMLPALVVRGEFRKLKLVGFLLDNDSVWVITRLVSWEGGLLKELDVSGCRWAADAVPRRLDDAGRLESEPCPAFWKPACPLLQELDDTAWLEISFLALSFAELKPYDLRTLFSTACTVESLVTISVSDVALGELPELCRVIRDTGMSGRVRIEGEYLVDSAVLGALEEFPEALRHAAVSLHEQPSREAFRVTVRLLGFWYHVTTLRLLLTQEVVSDVIGIRLLSNYLSAASELRNLSLTGCSQPDLSRCLRAVNSPHTVLLDAILGNAGIRVLEVEGLRLGDDNLCFLAEEVTFSETLCEFSFSSWDSYENKMFVMMLAEDFRVNKGILRLRVSNSMGGETDEEWFAVEQALGRNMGYAICAAHFVHFDVVSARCAEAFAEVYSCSSLNERVQKLASVDEAEAASMIESILDS